A region from the Fundidesulfovibrio putealis DSM 16056 genome encodes:
- a CDS encoding YdcF family protein — protein MDSPFDFFVIKKIVSLLIYPYSLALILVAAGVGCICLGRRVRLGKWLAAVGVLFLIVQSVPYVPNECMRRLEYEYPPVLKETAVPGGAKWIVVLSGASTNNTYVPVTSRNSGDTLHRVVEGVVLANRFPEAKLLVSGGGYVESGPAANVMAEMARDLGVSPDRIVMEPESRDTEEQAKIIAGVVGGDRVLLVTSALHMPRSMMLFEAYGVDVVAAPTAHISTTHPQLKFLLFPSASGAVLSGACAHELIGMAWFKLKRVFQ, from the coding sequence ATGGATTCTCCCTTTGATTTCTTCGTGATCAAGAAAATAGTCTCGCTGCTGATCTATCCGTATTCCCTGGCGCTGATTCTTGTGGCCGCCGGGGTCGGGTGCATCTGCCTGGGGCGGCGGGTCAGGCTCGGCAAGTGGCTGGCTGCGGTCGGCGTTCTTTTCCTGATCGTCCAGTCCGTGCCGTACGTGCCCAATGAGTGCATGCGGCGGCTGGAGTACGAGTATCCGCCGGTGCTGAAGGAGACCGCAGTTCCCGGCGGCGCGAAGTGGATCGTGGTGCTGAGCGGCGCGTCCACCAACAACACATACGTCCCCGTGACCAGCCGCAACTCCGGCGACACGCTGCACCGCGTGGTGGAGGGGGTGGTGCTGGCCAACCGGTTCCCGGAGGCGAAGCTGCTGGTATCGGGCGGCGGCTATGTGGAGAGCGGGCCTGCGGCGAATGTGATGGCCGAGATGGCGCGTGATCTGGGAGTCTCGCCGGACCGGATCGTCATGGAACCGGAGTCCAGGGATACCGAGGAGCAGGCCAAGATCATCGCCGGGGTGGTCGGCGGCGACAGGGTCCTGCTGGTGACGTCCGCGCTGCATATGCCCCGGTCCATGATGCTGTTTGAGGCCTACGGGGTGGATGTGGTGGCAGCGCCGACGGCGCATATCTCCACCACGCACCCGCAGCTGAAATTTTTGTTGTTCCCCTCGGCGTCAGGGGCGGTGCTGTCCGGGGCGTGCGCTCATGAGTTGATTGGGATGGCGTGGTTTAAGTTGAAGCGGGTGTTTCAGTAG
- a CDS encoding class I SAM-dependent methyltransferase — MTTDSADKRAAFAGRMTDILNLSALGTAMCLGYRAGLFEALDKLAAPASCAEVARAAGLAERPVREWLAVMVCGGVVELAESPQGEDLFLLPREHADFLTLRAGSDNFGVYTQELPLLTRCALDEVQQGMATGAGVPYDRYPSFQDWMGQVAATKHRQVLVDVFVPSVADGEMARRLARGVRVLDVGCSEGLVSLLMAAAFPRSEFLGIDISEASVKLARAEAARLGLGNARFEVCDAASLAVDADCAGRFGRFDYITAFDSVHDQTRPLEVLRGVRAVLAEGGMFSMVDIKAETPLAGNLNHPIGTFLYTVSLMHCMQVGLVDGGAGLGTMWGRQKALEMLEEAGFDAVEVCEIPTDPFNTHYLCR; from the coding sequence ATGACTACAGACTCCGCCGACAAGCGCGCCGCCTTCGCAGGCCGCATGACCGACATCCTGAACCTCTCCGCGCTCGGCACGGCCATGTGCCTGGGCTACCGGGCCGGGCTGTTCGAGGCTCTCGACAAGCTGGCCGCTCCCGCCAGCTGCGCCGAGGTGGCGCGCGCCGCCGGGCTGGCCGAGCGCCCGGTGCGCGAGTGGCTGGCCGTGATGGTCTGCGGCGGCGTGGTGGAGCTTGCCGAGTCGCCCCAGGGCGAGGACCTGTTCCTGCTGCCGCGCGAGCACGCGGATTTCCTGACCCTGCGGGCCGGGAGCGACAACTTCGGCGTGTACACCCAGGAGCTGCCGCTTTTGACCCGCTGCGCCCTGGATGAGGTGCAGCAGGGCATGGCCACCGGCGCGGGCGTGCCCTACGACCGCTACCCGTCCTTCCAGGACTGGATGGGGCAGGTGGCCGCCACGAAACACCGGCAGGTGCTGGTTGACGTGTTTGTTCCCTCCGTGGCCGACGGCGAGATGGCGCGGCGGCTCGCGCGCGGCGTCCGGGTGCTGGACGTGGGGTGCTCCGAGGGGCTGGTGTCGCTGCTGATGGCGGCGGCCTTTCCCCGCAGCGAGTTTCTGGGCATCGACATCTCGGAAGCTTCCGTTAAGCTGGCCAGGGCCGAGGCCGCGCGCCTGGGGCTTGGGAACGCGCGCTTCGAGGTGTGCGACGCGGCGAGCCTGGCCGTCGACGCCGACTGCGCTGGCCGGTTCGGGCGCTTCGACTACATCACCGCCTTCGACTCCGTGCACGACCAGACCCGCCCCCTGGAGGTGCTGCGCGGCGTCCGGGCCGTGCTGGCCGAGGGCGGCATGTTCTCCATGGTGGACATCAAGGCCGAGACGCCCCTGGCCGGGAACCTGAATCATCCCATAGGCACCTTCCTGTATACGGTCAGCCTGATGCACTGCATGCAGGTGGGGCTGGTGGACGGCGGGGCGGGGCTTGGCACCATGTGGGGCAGGCAGAAGGCGCTGGAGATGCTGGAAGAGGCCGGGTTTGATGCCGTCGAAGTCTGCGAGATCCCCACGGACCCGTTCAATACGCACTATCTTTGCCGTTAG
- the gluQRS gene encoding tRNA glutamyl-Q(34) synthetase GluQRS, which translates to MNPSCQIRGRFAPSPSGRMHLGNAWTALLAWLSARSRGGAMILRMEDLDPDRCKPHFARHILEDLSWLGLDWDEGPDVGGPHGPYTQDERRDLYQRCLDELAARGMVYPCTCTRAELRAAQASQADAGAGSGDVADDGAPHSGVTQAPHAGEAEPVYAGTCLRLTPEERSARQGRGRGAALRLVVPRVRISFTDRVLGPQSQELAEECGDFVLRRSDGVHAYQLAVVADDANQQITEVVRGADLLSSTARQIHLFHTFGWRAPDYAHVPLLVDPDGRRLSKRRGDVDLGQLRDAGASPQAIVGYLAWKAGLLDAPRRAAPQDLVDGFSFAPLPAGPLVVEHNWMEVVG; encoded by the coding sequence ATGAACCCGTCCTGTCAAATACGGGGGCGCTTCGCTCCGAGCCCGTCTGGCCGCATGCACCTGGGCAACGCCTGGACCGCGCTGCTGGCCTGGCTCTCGGCGCGCTCCAGGGGCGGGGCGATGATCCTGCGCATGGAGGATCTGGACCCGGACCGCTGCAAGCCCCATTTCGCCCGCCACATCCTGGAGGACCTCTCCTGGCTTGGCCTGGACTGGGACGAAGGCCCGGACGTGGGCGGCCCGCACGGCCCCTACACCCAGGACGAACGGCGCGACCTGTACCAGCGCTGCCTGGACGAGTTGGCCGCGCGCGGGATGGTCTATCCTTGCACCTGCACCCGCGCGGAGCTGCGCGCAGCGCAGGCTTCCCAGGCCGATGCCGGGGCAGGCAGCGGAGATGTTGCCGATGACGGCGCGCCGCACTCCGGCGTCACCCAGGCCCCCCACGCGGGCGAGGCCGAGCCGGTCTACGCCGGAACCTGCCTGCGCCTCACCCCCGAGGAGCGCAGCGCGCGCCAGGGGCGCGGGCGCGGCGCGGCGCTTCGCCTCGTGGTGCCCCGCGTGCGCATATCGTTCACAGACAGGGTGCTCGGCCCGCAGTCGCAGGAGCTGGCCGAGGAGTGCGGCGACTTCGTGCTGCGCCGCTCCGACGGCGTCCACGCCTATCAGCTGGCCGTGGTGGCCGACGACGCGAACCAGCAGATCACCGAGGTGGTGCGCGGGGCGGACCTTTTGAGCTCCACGGCGCGTCAGATTCACCTGTTCCATACTTTCGGCTGGCGCGCGCCGGACTACGCCCACGTCCCCCTGCTGGTGGACCCGGACGGCAGGCGCCTCTCCAAGCGCCGGGGCGACGTTGATCTCGGCCAGTTGCGCGACGCCGGGGCCTCCCCTCAGGCCATCGTGGGTTATCTGGCCTGGAAGGCCGGGCTTCTGGACGCGCCGCGCCGCGCTGCGCCCCAGGATCTGGTGGACGGATTCAGCTTCGCTCCGCTGCCCGCCGGGCCGCTGGTGGTGGAGCACAACTGGATGGAGGTGGTTGGATGA
- a CDS encoding LemA family protein, with protein MITLLVLLGAALLLGLLVMALYNSLVRSANMVQEGLSGVDVQLTRRAELIPNLVQTVKGYMTHERELVEQIAALHARSMAAQDTGERLQAEGLLGQALGKVLALAEAYPDLKASANFTQLQSALAEIESELQMARRYYNGAVRNLNIAVDSFPSNIVARMFGFGKAEFFEAENDSKRQVPVVDFASK; from the coding sequence ATGATCACCCTTCTCGTTCTGCTGGGTGCCGCGTTGCTGCTGGGCCTGTTGGTGATGGCCCTGTACAACAGTTTGGTTCGAAGCGCCAACATGGTGCAGGAGGGACTGAGCGGCGTGGACGTGCAACTCACCCGCCGAGCCGAGCTCATACCGAACCTCGTCCAGACCGTGAAAGGCTACATGACCCACGAGCGCGAACTGGTGGAACAGATCGCCGCGCTGCACGCCAGGAGCATGGCCGCGCAGGACACCGGCGAGCGACTCCAGGCCGAGGGGCTTCTGGGGCAGGCCCTGGGCAAGGTGCTGGCCCTGGCCGAGGCCTACCCAGACCTGAAGGCCAGCGCCAACTTCACGCAGCTGCAAAGCGCCCTGGCGGAGATAGAATCCGAACTCCAGATGGCCCGGCGCTACTACAACGGCGCAGTGCGCAACCTGAACATCGCCGTGGACTCCTTCCCCTCCAACATCGTGGCCCGCATGTTCGGCTTCGGCAAGGCCGAATTCTTCGAGGCCGAAAACGACTCCAAGCGCCAGGTCCCCGTGGTGGATTTCGCCTCCAAGTGA
- a CDS encoding DUF2207 domain-containing protein: MHHVLTRALLLWAFCLAVLAHPARAYAEHVISFDAVVAVRQDGLTEVTETITALVQGRDIRRGIYRDLLKPPFDWIGVMSGQPYQVLEVRRGVGPENWRMEDKGESVRIYLGHKDSFLTPGVYTWTLRYLAASQVRFFDKYDEIYWNFTGNSWSFPIERVRAVFIVPPRANVRQFAGYTGPKGAQGLDFTVRQEGSGRIVFQTTRALQPGEGFTAAVAWPKGFVASPSAWERLLHALSVNRLLAASLGLFALLMAYYLAAWFKVGRDPDKGTIIPLYAPPPDISPAAARYISRMGYDDKDLPCTIVSLAVQGLVTITEKDKGEFSLKQRKEQKTASRLDEDSAMRVLFKGGSPLEVERSNRTALNDAQSALRKALRDSYTGYLFNPNLGWFWPGVAIALAAGLCAVFSGPSTDQSLFMAAWLSIWTAGTVMLLSRVAASWHEAVKGRGSFMAWAGAIFFTAFATPFVLGEFAGLFFLGAATTPLAAAILLASGSACATFYHLLKAPTEEGRRIMDQIEGFALYLGVAEEERLNLVNPPEETSELFEKFLPYAMALGLEHQWGKRFAQVLARAAQSPDGYTPVWYHGSSWDVSSPGDFSQSLSSGFSSAMASSSGSSGSGGGGGSGGGGGGGGGGGW, from the coding sequence ATGCATCATGTCCTGACGCGCGCTCTCCTGCTGTGGGCTTTCTGCCTGGCCGTGCTCGCCCATCCGGCCCGGGCCTACGCGGAGCACGTCATCTCCTTCGATGCGGTGGTTGCGGTCCGCCAGGACGGCCTGACCGAAGTGACGGAGACCATCACCGCCCTGGTCCAGGGGCGCGACATCAGGCGCGGCATCTACCGAGACCTGCTGAAACCGCCCTTCGACTGGATCGGGGTCATGTCCGGCCAGCCCTATCAGGTGCTGGAGGTCCGGCGCGGCGTAGGCCCCGAGAACTGGCGCATGGAGGACAAGGGCGAGAGCGTGCGCATCTACCTGGGCCACAAGGATTCTTTCCTGACGCCGGGCGTCTACACATGGACGCTGCGCTATCTGGCCGCGTCGCAGGTCCGCTTCTTCGACAAATACGACGAGATCTACTGGAACTTCACCGGCAACAGCTGGAGCTTTCCCATCGAGCGCGTACGGGCCGTGTTCATCGTTCCGCCCAGAGCGAATGTCCGTCAGTTCGCCGGGTACACCGGCCCCAAGGGCGCGCAGGGCCTGGATTTCACCGTCAGGCAGGAGGGGTCGGGGCGCATCGTCTTCCAGACCACCCGAGCCCTGCAACCGGGCGAGGGGTTCACGGCGGCGGTGGCCTGGCCCAAAGGGTTCGTGGCAAGCCCGTCCGCCTGGGAGCGACTGCTGCACGCGCTCTCCGTGAACAGGTTGCTGGCCGCGTCGCTTGGGCTGTTCGCGCTGCTCATGGCCTACTATCTCGCGGCCTGGTTCAAGGTGGGGCGCGACCCCGACAAGGGGACCATCATCCCGCTCTACGCGCCGCCGCCGGACATCTCCCCGGCAGCCGCGCGCTACATCTCCCGCATGGGCTACGACGACAAGGACCTGCCCTGCACCATCGTCAGCCTGGCAGTACAGGGTCTGGTGACCATCACGGAAAAGGACAAAGGGGAATTCAGCCTGAAGCAGCGCAAGGAGCAGAAGACGGCTTCCAGGCTGGACGAGGACAGCGCCATGCGGGTTCTCTTCAAGGGCGGCTCCCCCCTGGAAGTGGAACGCTCCAACCGCACCGCGCTGAACGACGCCCAAAGCGCCCTGCGCAAGGCGCTGCGCGATTCCTACACGGGGTATCTCTTCAACCCCAACCTCGGCTGGTTCTGGCCCGGAGTGGCCATAGCGCTGGCTGCGGGCCTGTGCGCTGTGTTTTCCGGGCCGAGCACCGACCAGTCCCTGTTCATGGCGGCCTGGCTGAGCATATGGACGGCGGGCACGGTCATGCTGCTGTCGCGCGTGGCAGCCTCCTGGCACGAGGCGGTCAAAGGCCGGGGCAGCTTCATGGCCTGGGCCGGAGCCATCTTCTTCACGGCCTTTGCCACTCCCTTCGTGCTGGGCGAGTTCGCGGGACTGTTCTTCCTGGGCGCGGCCACCACGCCCCTTGCCGCCGCGATACTTTTGGCCTCCGGCAGCGCCTGCGCAACGTTCTACCATCTGCTGAAAGCCCCCACCGAGGAAGGGCGCAGGATCATGGACCAGATCGAGGGCTTCGCCCTGTACCTGGGCGTGGCCGAGGAGGAGCGCCTGAACCTCGTCAATCCGCCCGAAGAGACGTCCGAATTGTTCGAGAAGTTCCTGCCCTATGCCATGGCCCTGGGGCTTGAGCACCAGTGGGGCAAGCGCTTCGCCCAGGTGCTGGCGCGGGCCGCCCAGTCGCCCGACGGCTACACGCCGGTCTGGTATCACGGGTCCAGTTGGGACGTCTCTTCGCCCGGCGACTTCTCGCAGAGCCTGTCCAGCGGCTTCTCGTCGGCCATGGCGTCGAGTTCCGGTTCGTCTGGGAGCGGAGGCGGGGGCGGTTCCGGCGGCGGCGGCGGAGGCGGCGGTGGCGGCGGCTGGTAA
- a CDS encoding M15 family metallopeptidase — protein sequence MKKLLFSLTFILCLAAPALADKASDLDLIRRFFPQAVASVTPDGLVLSDGARIVYDDGRAKDAEAALDDPDIEDMLAQPYPLSRVTAEPAPNFHPGRRRVVALFKAAYGHDATEVKANLVPVSFLGKTVLFNQRNGAAQALEAVGRDLEALLAAHPGFKGHVLPLSGTFAWRPIAGTERLSMHSFGAAIDLNAKKNGYWRWYTGNNPLKLRQDFPAEVAEVFERHGFIWGGKWAEFDIMHFEYRPELIAKAQGR from the coding sequence GTGAAAAAGCTCCTTTTCTCCCTCACATTCATACTCTGTCTGGCCGCGCCCGCCCTGGCGGACAAGGCCTCCGACCTGGACCTCATCCGACGCTTCTTTCCCCAGGCCGTGGCCTCGGTGACGCCAGACGGGCTCGTGCTCTCCGACGGCGCGCGCATCGTCTACGACGACGGCCGCGCCAAGGACGCCGAGGCTGCGCTTGACGACCCGGACATCGAGGACATGCTGGCCCAGCCCTATCCGCTTTCGCGCGTCACCGCCGAACCCGCGCCGAATTTTCATCCCGGACGCCGCCGGGTGGTCGCCCTGTTCAAGGCTGCCTACGGCCACGATGCCACCGAGGTGAAGGCCAACCTCGTGCCGGTGTCCTTTTTGGGCAAGACAGTGCTGTTCAACCAGCGAAACGGCGCAGCCCAGGCGCTTGAAGCCGTGGGGCGCGACCTGGAAGCCCTGCTGGCCGCGCATCCCGGATTCAAAGGCCACGTGCTGCCGCTGAGCGGCACCTTCGCCTGGAGGCCCATCGCCGGGACCGAGCGGTTGTCCATGCACAGCTTCGGCGCGGCCATCGACCTGAACGCCAAGAAAAACGGCTACTGGCGCTGGTACACGGGGAACAATCCGTTGAAGCTGCGCCAGGATTTCCCGGCGGAAGTGGCCGAAGTGTTCGAGCGGCACGGATTCATCTGGGGCGGAAAATGGGCGGAGTTCGACATCATGCACTTCGAGTACAGGCCGGAGCTTATCGCCAAGGCCCAGGGGCGCTAG
- a CDS encoding histidinol phosphate phosphatase domain-containing protein — protein MIDLHTHTTFSDGELIPAELARRAAKAGYKGLAITDHADPSNMYLIIENLLRFAEDTGPHLDVNLAVGVELTHIPPALIPGLITEARRAGAQLVVVHGETIVEPVLRGTNLAAIEGGADVLAHPGLITIEEAGLAAERGVHLEITTRKGHSLTNGHVAVMARTCGAKLVINNDAHAPGDLVSQDMRRMIALGAGLTSEEHRQAEKNSQDIFTRIMTRK, from the coding sequence ATGATAGACCTGCACACCCACACCACGTTCTCCGACGGCGAGCTGATCCCCGCCGAACTCGCCCGCCGCGCCGCCAAGGCCGGATACAAGGGGCTGGCCATCACCGACCACGCCGATCCCTCCAACATGTATCTCATCATCGAGAACCTGTTGCGTTTCGCCGAGGACACCGGCCCGCACCTGGACGTGAACCTGGCCGTGGGCGTTGAACTGACGCACATTCCCCCGGCGCTGATCCCAGGCCTCATCACCGAGGCGCGCCGGGCGGGAGCCCAGCTGGTGGTGGTGCACGGCGAGACCATTGTGGAGCCCGTGCTTCGCGGCACGAACCTGGCCGCCATCGAGGGCGGAGCGGACGTGCTGGCCCATCCGGGGCTCATCACCATCGAGGAAGCCGGGCTTGCCGCCGAGCGCGGCGTGCACCTGGAGATCACCACCCGCAAGGGCCACAGCCTGACCAACGGACACGTGGCCGTGATGGCGCGCACCTGCGGGGCGAAGCTTGTGATAAACAACGACGCCCACGCGCCGGGCGACCTGGTCTCCCAGGACATGCGGCGCATGATCGCCCTGGGCGCTGGCCTGACCTCGGAAGAGCACCGGCAGGCCGAGAAGAACTCCCAGGACATATTCACCCGGATCATGACCCGCAAATAG
- a CDS encoding bifunctional nuclease family protein produces MIEMKVFGLALDEDTQAPVLILKDLEDKLTLPIWIGAMEAMAISLTLNDVKLPRPMTHDLLLSTIGLMGGTVKAVSVTHLSEGTFYAAVSVEQGDKTLQIDARPSDAVALALRAGASILVDPAVIASLAEGKPKPVIASDGDDKWTDILESYNPGDNKYKM; encoded by the coding sequence ATGATCGAGATGAAAGTGTTCGGCCTCGCGCTGGACGAAGATACCCAGGCCCCGGTGCTCATCCTCAAGGACCTTGAGGACAAGCTCACCCTTCCCATATGGATCGGCGCCATGGAGGCCATGGCCATCTCGCTCACGCTAAACGACGTGAAGCTGCCCCGGCCCATGACCCACGACCTGCTGCTCTCCACAATCGGCCTCATGGGCGGGACCGTGAAGGCCGTGTCGGTCACGCACCTGAGCGAGGGGACCTTCTACGCGGCCGTGTCCGTGGAGCAGGGGGACAAGACCCTCCAGATCGATGCGCGGCCCTCCGACGCCGTGGCCCTGGCCCTGCGCGCCGGGGCGTCCATCCTGGTGGACCCCGCCGTGATCGCGTCCCTGGCAGAGGGAAAGCCCAAGCCGGTCATCGCCTCCGACGGCGACGACAAGTGGACGGACATCCTGGAAAGCTACAACCCCGGCGACAACAAATACAAGATGTAG
- the miaB gene encoding tRNA (N6-isopentenyl adenosine(37)-C2)-methylthiotransferase MiaB yields the protein MKFHVLTFGCQMNAADSGWLGRSMAQLGWQEVPADEAQVFIVNTCSVRDKPEQKVYSLLGRLAAHLERDPAIFCAVGGCVAQQVGAGLWDRFPFVRLVFGTDGISQAPQALVRLAEEPQLRLSLLDFTQSYVERDPALPATAVSPRAFVNIMQGCDNFCTYCIVPHVRGRQKSRSSASVLAECRALAASGVKDITLLGQNVNSFGLDAGGDGMSFPQLLRAVAAMEGVSRLRFTTSHPKDLADDVIAAFGELPNLSPSLHLPVQSGSDAVLKRMGRKYTLAQYLSKVEALYGARPELSLSTDFIVGFPGETEADFRASLELIRTARFETSFSFLYSDRPGVASAKMEPKVPDDIKSWRLAELQALQNDQQQAMLNELAGSMAQVLVEGPGARRDSEEPAWKGRDEAGRVVNFAAAPSAHDLTGRIVPVRIIQAKKHSLWGEQSS from the coding sequence ATGAAGTTTCACGTCCTCACCTTCGGATGCCAGATGAACGCCGCCGATTCCGGCTGGCTGGGCCGCAGCATGGCCCAATTAGGCTGGCAGGAGGTTCCTGCCGACGAGGCCCAGGTCTTTATCGTCAACACCTGCTCCGTGCGCGACAAGCCCGAACAGAAGGTCTACAGCCTGCTGGGGCGCTTGGCCGCCCATCTGGAGCGCGATCCGGCCATTTTTTGCGCCGTGGGCGGCTGCGTGGCCCAACAGGTGGGCGCGGGCCTGTGGGACCGCTTCCCCTTTGTGAGGCTGGTGTTCGGCACCGACGGCATCTCCCAGGCCCCGCAGGCGCTGGTGCGCCTGGCCGAAGAGCCGCAGCTTCGCCTGTCGCTTCTGGATTTCACCCAGTCCTACGTGGAGCGCGACCCGGCGCTGCCCGCAACCGCCGTGTCCCCGCGCGCCTTCGTGAACATCATGCAGGGCTGCGACAACTTCTGCACCTACTGCATCGTGCCCCACGTGCGCGGCCGCCAGAAGTCGCGCTCCAGCGCCTCGGTGCTGGCCGAGTGCCGCGCCCTGGCCGCAAGCGGCGTGAAGGACATCACGCTTCTTGGCCAGAACGTGAACAGCTTCGGTCTGGACGCGGGCGGAGACGGGATGAGCTTCCCGCAGCTCCTGCGCGCCGTGGCCGCCATGGAGGGGGTGTCGCGCCTACGTTTCACCACTTCGCACCCCAAGGATCTGGCCGACGACGTGATCGCTGCCTTCGGCGAGCTGCCTAACCTGAGCCCCAGCCTGCACCTGCCGGTGCAGTCCGGCTCGGACGCGGTGCTTAAGCGCATGGGCCGCAAGTACACGCTGGCGCAGTATCTCTCCAAGGTGGAGGCGCTTTACGGCGCGAGGCCGGAACTGTCGCTCAGCACGGACTTCATCGTGGGTTTTCCCGGCGAGACCGAGGCGGATTTCCGGGCCAGCCTGGAGCTTATCCGCACCGCGCGCTTCGAGACGTCCTTTTCGTTTCTCTACAGCGACCGTCCAGGCGTGGCGTCGGCCAAAATGGAGCCCAAGGTGCCAGACGACATCAAATCCTGGCGTCTGGCCGAGCTTCAGGCCTTGCAAAATGACCAGCAGCAGGCCATGTTGAACGAGTTGGCAGGAAGCATGGCCCAGGTGCTGGTGGAAGGCCCCGGAGCCCGGCGGGACTCCGAGGAACCGGCCTGGAAGGGCCGCGACGAGGCCGGGCGCGTGGTGAACTTCGCCGCAGCGCCCTCCGCGCATGACCTGACGGGACGCATCGTCCCGGTGCGCATCATCCAGGCCAAGAAGCATTCCTTGTGGGGGGAGCAGTCGTCATGA